The Lagopus muta isolate bLagMut1 chromosome 4, bLagMut1 primary, whole genome shotgun sequence genome has a window encoding:
- the ANXA5 gene encoding annexin A5 isoform X2, translating into MAKYTRGTVTAFSPFDARSDAEALRKAMKGMGTDEETILKILTSRNNAQRQEIASAFKTLFGRDLVDDLKSELTGKFETLMVSLMRPARIFDAHALKHAIKGAGTNEKVLTEILASRTPAEVQNIKQVYMQEYEANLEDKITGETSGHFQRLLVVLLQGNRDPDGGVDESLVEKDAQVLFRAGELKWGTDEETFITILGTRSVSHLRRVFDKYMTISGFQIEETIDRETSGDLEKLLLAVVKCIRSVPAYFAETLYYSMKGAGTDDDTLIRVMVSRSEIDLLDIRQEFRKNFAKSLHQAIQKDTSGDYRKALLLLCGGDDE; encoded by the exons ATGGCGAAG TATACAAGAGGCACTGTGACAGCATTCTCTCCTTTTGATGCCAGATCTGATGCAGAAGCCCTTCGCAAGGCCATGAAGGGAATGG GGACTGATGAAGAGACTATTCTGAAGATCCTTACCAGCAGAAATAATGCTCAACGTCAAGAAATTGcatctgcttttaaaacacTATTTGGCAgg GATCTTGTGGATGACCTGAAATCAGAACTTACTGGCAAGTTTGAAACATTGATGGTATCTTTGATGAGACCAGCACGTATTTTTGATGCTCATGCACTGAAGCATGCAATCAAG GGAGCAGGAACCAACGAGAAAGTGTTGACTGAAATTCTTGCCTCCAGAACACCTGCTGAAGTGCAGAATATTAAACAGGTTTATATGCAAG AGTATGAGGCCAACTTGGAGGATAAGATTACAGGAGAGACATCAGGCCATTTCCAGAGACTACTGGTGGTCCTGCTGCAG ggaaatAGAGATCCTGATGGCGGAGTTGATGAGTCTCTTGTTGAGAAGGATGCTCAG GTCTTGTTTAGAGCTGGGGAGCTAAAATGGGGTACAGATGAAGAAACATTCATCACCATCTTGGGAACTCGAAGTGTTTCTCATTTAAGGAGGG tgtttgacaAATACATGACTATTTCTGGCTTTCAAATTGAAGAAACCATTGACCGTGAAACCTCTGGTGATTTGGAGAAGTTGCTTTTGGCAGTTG TGAAATGCATCCGAAGTGTGCCTGCCTATTTTGCTGAAACCTTATATTATTCCATGAAa GGGGCTGGCACTGATGATGATACCCTGATCAGAGTCATGGTTTCAAGAAGTGAAATCGATCTGTTGGATATTAGACAAgaattcagaaagaattttGCAAAATCGTTGCATCAGGCGATTCAG
- the ANXA5 gene encoding annexin A5 isoform X1: MPPQTGVYSSVLRVDWNYLVPAAAALGSRLLHPDSDSAPAPTRRTAEMAKYTRGTVTAFSPFDARSDAEALRKAMKGMGTDEETILKILTSRNNAQRQEIASAFKTLFGRDLVDDLKSELTGKFETLMVSLMRPARIFDAHALKHAIKGAGTNEKVLTEILASRTPAEVQNIKQVYMQEYEANLEDKITGETSGHFQRLLVVLLQGNRDPDGGVDESLVEKDAQVLFRAGELKWGTDEETFITILGTRSVSHLRRVFDKYMTISGFQIEETIDRETSGDLEKLLLAVVKCIRSVPAYFAETLYYSMKGAGTDDDTLIRVMVSRSEIDLLDIRQEFRKNFAKSLHQAIQKDTSGDYRKALLLLCGGDDE; the protein is encoded by the exons ATGCCACCTCAGACAG GTGTTTACAGCTCTGTGCTAAGGGTGGATTGGAATTACcttgtgccagcagcagcagcactggggagcaGACTGCTACATCCTG ACTCGGACTCGGCTCCAGCCCCGACCCGGCGAACTGCGGAGATGGCGAAG TATACAAGAGGCACTGTGACAGCATTCTCTCCTTTTGATGCCAGATCTGATGCAGAAGCCCTTCGCAAGGCCATGAAGGGAATGG GGACTGATGAAGAGACTATTCTGAAGATCCTTACCAGCAGAAATAATGCTCAACGTCAAGAAATTGcatctgcttttaaaacacTATTTGGCAgg GATCTTGTGGATGACCTGAAATCAGAACTTACTGGCAAGTTTGAAACATTGATGGTATCTTTGATGAGACCAGCACGTATTTTTGATGCTCATGCACTGAAGCATGCAATCAAG GGAGCAGGAACCAACGAGAAAGTGTTGACTGAAATTCTTGCCTCCAGAACACCTGCTGAAGTGCAGAATATTAAACAGGTTTATATGCAAG AGTATGAGGCCAACTTGGAGGATAAGATTACAGGAGAGACATCAGGCCATTTCCAGAGACTACTGGTGGTCCTGCTGCAG ggaaatAGAGATCCTGATGGCGGAGTTGATGAGTCTCTTGTTGAGAAGGATGCTCAG GTCTTGTTTAGAGCTGGGGAGCTAAAATGGGGTACAGATGAAGAAACATTCATCACCATCTTGGGAACTCGAAGTGTTTCTCATTTAAGGAGGG tgtttgacaAATACATGACTATTTCTGGCTTTCAAATTGAAGAAACCATTGACCGTGAAACCTCTGGTGATTTGGAGAAGTTGCTTTTGGCAGTTG TGAAATGCATCCGAAGTGTGCCTGCCTATTTTGCTGAAACCTTATATTATTCCATGAAa GGGGCTGGCACTGATGATGATACCCTGATCAGAGTCATGGTTTCAAGAAGTGAAATCGATCTGTTGGATATTAGACAAgaattcagaaagaattttGCAAAATCGTTGCATCAGGCGATTCAG